The genomic interval GTAGGATGGAGGAAACTTTAGCcaatcttttctctttaatacCACAATGGAACTCTCTGCATGAAGTGCAGCAGAAATGACATGTTGAAAAGAACATGAATATTCTAATAATGGCAAGACTGGGAAGATTGGCTTGATGAGAGAACCAGAAGTACAGTACTGATGAAGCAAtggatttctttttaagttagaATAATAAAGATGAtgtcaaatttcaaagaaaatgctaattttaaccattttggtaactaattaaaatataatctctttttaattaagaaatcCTAATGTCTGAGGTAGATGATGCCATTATCATATATCAAATTAGGTTTCAGGTATAAAAATGATAACTAAGGGAAAGAAACCACtgatttaaaattatcttcttttaaatTCATATAGATAATTAAGAATGCTTCCAATAAAGTGCCTAAACATAAAATCTGTGAATAACATGTCTGGGACTCACTTCTCTATTTAAAGATGAACTCAGCAGTTGGTAAAAAGATCCACATGCTAACAGAATAGCAATCCACAAAACAGCTGTACCCTTGAAAAATTCAGCTATTCTGCATTTGACATTTCCGTCTGGGCTCATTTTTAACTGTTTATGATGTGGATTTCTGAAGGTTTCTTCAGCATTTAACTAGTTATTTGTTGGTTGAAGGACCTGAGACTGTTTCTCCACACAGAAATTGATCTGTCATAAATCACTTTTATAATGAGAGAGCAGCCAGAACATGTTGCCACATCTTGCCCATTCTCCATatcttccttggtgatggaaaaGTTATTCCCACAGGGGCAGGGGTAGAAATATGTTTTGGAGTCCTCATCATATTGGAAACCCTCAATCTCCACCGGAAAGACCATCATAGTTGTTGGGGTTGGCAAAGTGCTGATGTCCCAGCAGTCTGACAATGCCTCTGTTGGTCTAACTTCCCAATGCTGGCTGGGACCCAGAGTTGTTACCATGCACTTGTGCAGGAACttctgttgcttgtattcttgataactgccattctgactgaagtgagataaaatcttagagtagttttgatttttcatttctctaattgctagatataattaacattttttcatatatttgctgatttgtatttcttcttttgttaagtgtctgttcagttccttagcccattcattgattgatatatttgttttattggtgtttagTGGGGGGGGCAATGGCAACTCTCATTGGAGAGTTTTTCTTCCTGTTTAGGAGGATgtaagccaccctaaaacttaaagtctcaaataattagtgaataacaaaacacaaatagccACAAGTATATTACAATAgtgaagcccctgatagatctagtccacatgggtgcTGGAACTAGATAAAAAagatggctccagtggtttattgAAGAGGATACATCAAAAGCAGGGATAAGTTTTCAAGAGTGGAGTCTTTCTTCATGATGTCtagcagtcagcaggttgattggcatcttctCAGGTCActcccatctcaggtgctgtgtggatTTTTGGCAGAACTTGAGGGTGAAGTTCACTTGCATCAGGCAATCAGTCCCTGTGAGGAGGTGTCCAAGGAAATTCCTAATGCTAGACTTATCCCTTCACTAGGTTACAATGCACAACATAGTCCACACACAGCTCACAGAGGGCTCATGACagatgttgagttttttgagatATGTACataccctggagattaatgctgtatctatGGTGCATGTGGTCCCATTCTGTATACTgtttcttcatgttattgattgtttccttggctgagaagaaaatttttagttggaaatcatcccatttattgattctcgattttacttcttgtgcttttaaagaagtcagatcctaagctgacatggtgaagattg from Urocitellus parryii isolate mUroPar1 chromosome 3, mUroPar1.hap1, whole genome shotgun sequence carries:
- the LOC113191785 gene encoding diphthamide biosynthesis protein 3-like → MMVFPVEIEGFQYDEDSKTYFYPCPCGNNFSITKDQFLCGETVSGPSTNK